A portion of the Streptomyces platensis genome contains these proteins:
- a CDS encoding TetR/AcrR family transcriptional regulator: MAGDDEKRSVFGDQAGSVELLWGGRERPSRGPKPALSLERITLTAIDLADTGGLGAVSMQRVAAELDFTKMSLYRYVPGKSELIALMIDRAMGEPPGAPSPDTAGRSGEEPWRVELRAWAHALAEVYHQHPWLLGAAVGPRVMGPQELGWTERALAALADTGLTGAEQLDAVVVVSGHIRAIAQVATSMGLGSARAKDPEQVMSAALNELLAGRADRFPAVAAAVAATETDRASRDRAGEFGLERILDGLAAYMSRARGSA; encoded by the coding sequence ATGGCTGGAGACGACGAAAAGCGCAGCGTGTTCGGGGATCAGGCGGGCAGCGTCGAGTTGCTGTGGGGCGGGCGCGAGCGGCCCAGCCGGGGACCCAAGCCGGCGCTGAGCCTGGAGCGGATCACGCTGACGGCCATCGACCTCGCCGACACCGGCGGGCTCGGGGCAGTCTCCATGCAACGGGTCGCAGCCGAACTGGACTTCACCAAGATGTCCCTGTACCGCTATGTGCCGGGCAAGAGTGAGCTGATCGCGCTGATGATCGACCGGGCGATGGGGGAACCGCCGGGCGCGCCGTCACCGGACACCGCCGGCCGGAGCGGCGAGGAGCCGTGGCGGGTGGAGCTGCGGGCCTGGGCGCACGCGCTGGCGGAGGTCTACCACCAGCACCCCTGGCTGCTGGGCGCGGCCGTCGGCCCCCGGGTCATGGGGCCGCAGGAACTCGGCTGGACCGAGCGGGCGCTCGCCGCGCTCGCGGACACCGGGCTGACCGGTGCCGAACAGCTCGACGCGGTGGTCGTGGTCAGCGGCCACATCCGGGCCATCGCCCAGGTCGCGACCTCGATGGGGCTGGGCAGCGCTCGGGCCAAGGACCCCGAGCAGGTCATGAGCGCGGCCCTGAACGAACTGCTCGCGGGCCGCGCCGACCGCTTTCCCGCGGTCGCCGCGGCCGTCGCGGCCACCGAGACCGACCGCGCCTCCCGCGACCGGGCCGGGGAGTTCGGCCTGGAGCGGATCCTGGACGGCCTGGCGGCCTACATGAGCCGGGCGCGGGGCAGCGCCTAG
- a CDS encoding rod shape-determining protein encodes MASSTSSGTYDIGIDLGTANTLVYARGKGVVLNEPSVVAVNAAGAVIAVGLEAKRTIGRTPSGITAMRPLREGVIADFDAAEQMLRALMKKALPSRRFSRPRVVICVPSGITGVERRAVVDSARGAGAREVHLIEEPMAAAIGAGLPVDEPVGCMVVDIGGGTTEVAVVSMGGLVTAQSVRVAGDAMDAAVSGYIKKKHALDIGERTAEDIKIAIGSAVWTPVDVDEDGEPDRPSTYTVRGRDHVNGLPRIQEITEEEIREALAEPVDAIVRAVHRTLDDCPPELSGDIVEHGIALTGGGALLRGLDRRLRQEMGVPVRVADEPLDCVVNGTAKCVDEFASLHGLLTGAKQQPRKTVRL; translated from the coding sequence ATGGCCTCCAGCACTTCGTCCGGTACGTACGACATAGGCATCGACCTCGGCACCGCCAACACCCTGGTGTACGCCCGCGGCAAGGGCGTGGTGCTGAACGAGCCGTCCGTCGTCGCGGTCAACGCCGCCGGTGCGGTGATCGCCGTGGGCCTGGAAGCCAAGCGGACCATCGGCCGCACCCCGTCCGGGATCACCGCGATGCGCCCGCTGCGCGAAGGCGTCATCGCCGACTTCGACGCCGCCGAGCAGATGCTCCGCGCCCTGATGAAGAAGGCCCTGCCCAGCCGCCGCTTCTCCCGGCCACGGGTCGTCATCTGCGTCCCCTCCGGCATCACCGGCGTCGAACGGCGCGCGGTCGTCGATTCCGCCCGGGGCGCCGGCGCCCGCGAAGTGCACCTCATCGAGGAGCCGATGGCCGCCGCGATCGGCGCCGGCCTCCCGGTGGACGAGCCGGTCGGCTGCATGGTGGTGGACATCGGCGGCGGCACCACCGAGGTCGCCGTCGTCTCCATGGGCGGCCTGGTCACCGCCCAGTCCGTACGGGTCGCCGGGGACGCCATGGACGCGGCCGTCAGCGGCTACATCAAGAAGAAGCACGCCCTGGACATCGGTGAGCGCACCGCCGAGGACATCAAGATCGCGATCGGCTCGGCGGTCTGGACCCCGGTCGACGTCGACGAGGACGGTGAACCGGACCGCCCGTCCACCTACACCGTCCGCGGCCGCGACCACGTCAACGGCCTGCCCCGCATCCAGGAGATCACCGAGGAGGAGATCCGCGAGGCACTGGCCGAGCCCGTCGACGCGATCGTCCGCGCCGTCCACCGCACCCTCGACGACTGCCCGCCCGAGCTCTCCGGCGACATCGTCGAGCACGGCATCGCCCTCACCGGCGGCGGCGCCCTGCTCCGCGGCCTGGACCGGCGGCTGCGCCAGGAGATGGGCGTCCCCGTCCGGGTCGCCGACGAGCCCCTGGACTGCGTGGTCAACGGCACCGCCAAGTGCGTCGACGAATTCGCCTCCCTGCACGGCCTGTTGACCGGCGCCAAGCAGCAGCCGCGGAAGACGGTGCGGTTGTAG
- a CDS encoding alpha/beta fold hydrolase: MPQSAETTPPPATPPGEAPDRAAAVPPATHRTVETPGGRIHLVEQGTGPLVLLVHGFPESWYSWRHQLPALAAAGYRAVALDVRGYGRSSKPREVAAYRMLAHVADNAAVVRALGEETAVIAGHDWGSPIAAHSALLRPDVFTAVALLSVPYTPRGTTRPTEAFARIGEAEEFYINYFQEPGRAEAEIEPDVRTWLAGFYAGLSGDAEPTSGPGLFFIPPGGKMSDRFPAGPPRPLSWLTEADLDFYAAEFERTGLTGGLNRYRNVDRDWEDLAAWTGAPLTQPALFIGGEHDATTHWLADAIKAFPHTLPGLCAAHLLDGCGHWVQQERPEEVNRLMVDWLRSLPEGAVRVAA; the protein is encoded by the coding sequence ATGCCGCAGTCCGCCGAGACGACGCCCCCGCCGGCCACGCCCCCGGGAGAGGCACCGGACCGGGCCGCCGCCGTCCCGCCGGCCACCCACCGCACGGTCGAGACCCCCGGCGGCCGCATCCACCTGGTGGAGCAGGGCACCGGACCGCTCGTCCTGCTGGTCCACGGATTCCCCGAGTCGTGGTACTCGTGGCGCCACCAGCTCCCCGCCCTCGCCGCGGCGGGCTACCGGGCGGTCGCCCTCGACGTACGCGGCTACGGACGCTCGTCGAAGCCCCGCGAGGTGGCGGCCTACCGGATGCTGGCCCATGTCGCCGACAACGCCGCCGTGGTGCGCGCCCTCGGCGAGGAGACCGCCGTCATCGCGGGCCATGACTGGGGCTCACCCATCGCCGCCCACTCGGCGCTGCTGCGCCCCGACGTCTTCACCGCCGTGGCACTGCTGAGCGTGCCGTACACGCCGCGCGGCACGACCCGCCCCACCGAGGCCTTCGCGCGAATCGGCGAAGCCGAGGAGTTCTACATCAACTACTTCCAGGAGCCGGGCCGGGCGGAGGCGGAGATCGAACCCGATGTCCGCACCTGGCTCGCCGGCTTCTACGCCGGACTCTCGGGCGACGCCGAGCCCACCTCCGGCCCCGGCCTCTTCTTCATCCCCCCGGGCGGCAAGATGTCCGACCGCTTCCCCGCCGGACCGCCCCGGCCCCTCTCCTGGCTCACCGAAGCCGATCTCGACTTCTACGCCGCCGAGTTCGAGCGCACCGGCCTGACCGGCGGACTCAACCGCTACCGCAACGTCGACCGCGACTGGGAGGACCTCGCCGCCTGGACCGGCGCCCCGCTCACCCAGCCCGCCCTCTTCATCGGCGGCGAACACGACGCCACCACCCACTGGCTGGCCGACGCCATCAAGGCCTTCCCCCACACCCTCCCCGGCCTCTGTGCCGCCCACCTCCTCGACGGCTGCGGCCACTGGGTCCAGCAGGAACGCCCCGAGGAGGTCAACCGGCTGATGGTCGACTGGCTGCGGTCTTTGCCGGAGGGTGCGGTGCGGGTGGCGGCTTAG